One Streptomyces sp. R28 DNA window includes the following coding sequences:
- a CDS encoding NAD(P)-binding domain-containing protein, with protein MVAVVDVVVIGAGQAGLSSAYHLRRTGFEPDRDFVVLDHSPGPGGAWQFRWPSLTYGKVHGMHALPGMELTGADPERASSEVIAEYFDSYERTFDLPVRRPVDVRAVREGPDGRLLVESSAGTWSTRALINATGTWDRPFWPRYPGQETFRGRQLHTAQYPGPQEFAGQRVVVVGGGASGTQHLLEIARYATSTTWVTRRPPAFREGPFSEDVGRAAVALVEERVRQGLPPKSVVSVTGLPLNDAVRQGLADGVLDRRPMFDRITPDGVEWQDGRRVDADVILWATGFRAAIDHLAPLRLREPGGGIRVEGTRAVVDPRVHLVGYGPSASTIGANRAGRAAVRDIRRLLTEDPVAA; from the coding sequence GTGGTCGCCGTGGTCGACGTAGTCGTCATAGGCGCTGGTCAGGCAGGACTGTCCAGCGCCTACCACCTGCGGCGCACCGGTTTCGAGCCGGACCGCGACTTCGTGGTGCTCGACCACTCCCCCGGCCCGGGCGGCGCCTGGCAGTTCCGGTGGCCCTCGCTGACGTACGGCAAGGTGCACGGGATGCACGCGCTGCCCGGCATGGAGCTGACCGGCGCCGACCCCGAGCGGGCGTCGTCCGAGGTCATCGCCGAGTACTTCGACAGCTACGAGCGGACCTTCGACCTGCCTGTGCGACGGCCCGTCGACGTGCGTGCCGTACGCGAGGGCCCGGACGGGCGACTGCTCGTCGAGAGCTCGGCCGGTACCTGGTCGACGCGGGCGCTGATCAACGCGACCGGCACCTGGGACCGGCCGTTCTGGCCGCGCTACCCCGGTCAGGAGACGTTCCGGGGGCGGCAGTTGCACACCGCGCAGTACCCCGGGCCGCAGGAGTTCGCCGGGCAGCGGGTCGTCGTGGTGGGCGGGGGCGCCTCCGGCACCCAGCATCTGCTGGAGATCGCCCGGTACGCCACCTCCACGACGTGGGTCACGCGGCGCCCGCCCGCGTTCCGCGAGGGTCCGTTCAGCGAGGATGTGGGCCGGGCGGCCGTCGCGCTCGTCGAGGAGCGGGTCCGGCAGGGCCTGCCGCCGAAGAGCGTCGTCTCCGTCACGGGGCTGCCCCTCAACGACGCCGTCCGGCAGGGGCTCGCGGACGGGGTCCTGGACCGGCGGCCCATGTTCGACCGGATCACACCGGACGGGGTCGAGTGGCAGGACGGGCGGCGCGTGGACGCCGACGTGATCCTGTGGGCGACCGGTTTCCGCGCCGCCATCGACCATCTGGCCCCGCTGCGCCTGCGCGAACCGGGCGGCGGGATCCGGGTGGAGGGGACACGCGCGGTCGTCGACCCCCGCGTCCACCTGGTCGGCTACGGCCCCTCCGCCAGCACGATCGGCGCCAACCGGGCCGGCCGCGCGGCCGTACGGGACATCAGGCGGTTGCTGACTGAGGATCCGGTGGCGGCGTGA
- the mltG gene encoding endolytic transglycosylase MltG, producing MHLNTPPRNTIRLTHRGRIALIAAGAVVAGAAVAVPLLVLGEEEPARPTSLVIPEGRRASQVYDAVDKALALPPGSTRKSLGKLDLKLPNDADGNPEGYLFPATYPLEHNGTKATPDSLLSAMVDTANKKFGGAPIAAGAQRNAMNVYQAVTIASIVQAEAGNKADMGKVARVIFNRLERGMPLQMDSTINYALNRSTLKTTEADTRIESPYNSYQRMGLPPTPIDNPGEDAMRAAINPAAGDWLYFVTVKPGDTRFTADYAEHQRNVAEFNAQRKASPGSPASPKPTG from the coding sequence ATGCACTTGAACACTCCGCCACGGAACACGATTCGACTGACGCACCGGGGCCGTATCGCTCTCATCGCCGCCGGCGCCGTCGTGGCCGGTGCCGCCGTGGCGGTGCCGCTGCTGGTCCTCGGCGAGGAGGAGCCGGCGCGGCCCACCTCGCTGGTGATCCCGGAGGGCCGGCGCGCGAGCCAGGTGTACGACGCCGTCGACAAGGCCCTCGCCCTGCCGCCCGGGTCCACCCGGAAGTCCCTCGGCAAGCTCGACCTCAAACTCCCGAACGACGCCGACGGCAACCCCGAGGGCTACCTCTTCCCGGCGACGTATCCACTTGAACACAACGGTACGAAGGCGACGCCGGACTCCCTGCTGTCGGCCATGGTCGACACCGCCAACAAGAAGTTCGGCGGCGCCCCGATCGCCGCCGGCGCTCAGCGCAACGCCATGAACGTCTATCAGGCGGTCACCATCGCGAGCATCGTCCAGGCCGAGGCCGGCAACAAGGCCGACATGGGCAAGGTGGCCCGGGTCATCTTCAACCGGCTCGAACGCGGGATGCCGTTGCAGATGGACTCCACCATCAACTACGCGCTCAACCGCTCCACGCTCAAGACCACCGAGGCCGACACACGGATCGAGAGCCCCTACAACTCGTACCAGCGCATGGGCCTGCCGCCCACGCCGATCGACAACCCCGGCGAGGACGCGATGCGCGCCGCGATCAACCCGGCCGCGGGCGACTGGCTGTACTTCGTCACGGTCAAGCCGGGCGACACCCGCTTCACGGCCGACTACGCCGAACACCAGCGCAATGTCGCCGAGTTCAACGCCCAGCGGAAGGCGAGCCCGGGAAGCCCGGCGAGCCCGAAGCCGACGGGGTGA